A region from the Paenibacillus humicola genome encodes:
- a CDS encoding paeninodin family lasso peptide — MENEKKVWEAPMLGVLDVSETKYGKGTTNIDFVTTDDLDIYNPS; from the coding sequence ATGGAGAACGAGAAAAAGGTTTGGGAAGCTCCTATGCTCGGCGTTCTTGACGTGAGCGAAACGAAGTATGGCAAAGGTACCACGAACATCGACTTCGTAACGACGGACGACCTCGACATTTACAATCCGAGCTGA